Proteins from a single region of Pseudonocardia sp. DSM 110487:
- a CDS encoding helix-turn-helix domain-containing protein, whose product MAAASTRDDDVPGGDTREPSAPVYRTLQEKLNHLFASVCPPGEEREYTHQEIAELAKAAGHSISASYVNALRIHPNKKPTIEPLKAIAAAFRIPVAYFFDDAVAADIEENLALVAAMDRPEVRTFVTAVAELSPETLHEIGRMIRQARESEIRAFASAMAELSPESLDAIGQMMEQARKLQRLPHDT is encoded by the coding sequence ATGGCGGCGGCCTCAACCCGTGACGACGACGTTCCGGGCGGCGACACACGCGAACCGAGCGCACCGGTCTACCGCACCCTGCAGGAGAAGCTGAACCACCTGTTCGCGAGCGTCTGCCCACCCGGCGAGGAGCGCGAGTACACCCACCAAGAGATCGCCGAGCTCGCGAAGGCGGCCGGGCACTCGATCTCCGCCTCCTACGTGAACGCGCTGCGGATCCATCCCAACAAGAAGCCCACGATCGAGCCGCTCAAGGCCATCGCGGCTGCCTTCCGGATCCCCGTCGCCTACTTCTTCGACGATGCCGTCGCCGCGGACATCGAGGAGAACCTGGCCCTCGTCGCAGCCATGGACCGACCCGAGGTCCGCACGTTCGTCACCGCCGTGGCCGAGTTGTCCCCGGAGACCCTCCACGAGATCGGCCGGATGATCCGACAGGCCAGGGAGTCCGAGATCCGGGCCTTCGCCTCCGCCATGGCGGAACTCTCCCCCGAGTCCCTCGACGCGATCGGTCAGATGATGGAGCAGGCCCGCAAGCTCCAA